The Terriglobales bacterium genome includes a region encoding these proteins:
- a CDS encoding CHASE3 domain-containing protein, producing MQTQVREFRHHLRLAFIVPLVLAALLGAAFVIQAWFLRGALLNAQHSYDVQTRARSVMRLILDMETGLRGYLLTGSESFLQPYRTSLPQVQPAFDQLAELVRDDPRQTQAQVAMQRNFEAWQNYAERMIVIRRVSGPVTDSDFNLEGKTLMDEIRHERDQILTIEEGRFQNRVRGVQRTVTTLFIMATVLCVAVGFVIATFSRRELSTLARTFNRTLVTAYERGEELQQSQSWLEGVLTSIDDGVIAADLRGRIVFSNNVAQALLNRSQSELNLAPVSETVHVIDEYTGEPLSDPFQSVVVTQARVTSSAHSLLLRHDDSRVPVFVAASPMRDESHALTGVVIVLRDETEHRQSERTLQSAEKMASIGRLAASVAHEIHNPLDSLGNILYLLEHGTLDEASKTYVRLAREELERVSNISEQMLTFSRESRQPVEVDLAEVIDNVLTLFAARIRRQGVVVVKNYQPSVSVLAFPGELRQVFSNLVGNALDAMPGTGRLTIRTRAARKSEGLGRDGARVLICDTGAGIPEEVRGRLMDPFVTSKGEKGTGLGLWVCRGIVEKYRGTLTYRTSTSPGRSGTCFSVFFPTTAQKAPVELDRRKAS from the coding sequence ATGCAGACACAGGTCAGAGAGTTTCGACACCATCTTCGTCTCGCTTTCATCGTCCCGCTGGTCCTCGCGGCCTTGCTAGGGGCCGCTTTCGTTATTCAGGCATGGTTCCTCCGCGGTGCCCTGCTGAATGCCCAGCACAGCTACGACGTTCAGACCCGCGCTCGTTCCGTCATGAGGCTCATCCTCGACATGGAGACCGGGCTGCGGGGATACCTTCTCACGGGCAGCGAATCCTTTCTCCAGCCTTACCGCACGTCTCTGCCACAGGTTCAGCCAGCCTTCGACCAGTTGGCTGAACTCGTGCGCGACGATCCGCGACAGACACAGGCTCAGGTCGCCATGCAGAGGAACTTCGAAGCGTGGCAAAACTACGCCGAGAGGATGATTGTGATCCGCAGGGTTTCAGGACCGGTGACCGATTCGGATTTCAACCTCGAGGGGAAAACTCTCATGGACGAAATCCGGCATGAGCGCGACCAGATCCTCACGATCGAAGAAGGCCGGTTTCAAAACCGGGTCAGGGGAGTTCAGCGCACCGTCACCACGCTCTTCATCATGGCGACAGTCCTTTGCGTTGCGGTTGGATTCGTCATCGCCACCTTCTCGCGGCGCGAGCTTTCCACGCTTGCCCGCACTTTCAACCGGACTTTGGTGACGGCTTACGAGCGTGGCGAAGAGCTTCAGCAAAGTCAGAGCTGGCTCGAGGGCGTTCTCACCAGCATCGATGACGGAGTGATCGCCGCCGACCTCCGCGGACGAATTGTCTTCTCGAATAATGTCGCGCAGGCGCTTTTGAATCGCAGCCAGTCGGAACTAAACCTCGCACCGGTATCAGAAACAGTTCACGTCATCGACGAATACACCGGCGAGCCGCTTTCGGACCCGTTTCAAAGTGTCGTAGTTACTCAGGCCCGCGTTACTTCATCGGCGCACAGCCTGTTGCTGCGTCACGATGACAGCCGCGTTCCAGTTTTTGTCGCGGCGTCGCCGATGCGGGATGAAAGTCATGCTCTGACGGGCGTAGTGATCGTGTTGCGCGACGAAACCGAACATCGCCAGTCGGAACGCACTCTTCAATCGGCAGAGAAGATGGCCAGCATCGGTCGTCTCGCTGCGAGCGTTGCTCACGAGATTCATAACCCGCTCGATTCGCTGGGCAACATTCTTTACCTGCTGGAGCACGGAACCCTTGATGAGGCTTCGAAAACCTATGTTCGGCTGGCTCGCGAGGAACTGGAGCGCGTCAGCAACATTTCCGAACAGATGCTCACGTTCAGCCGCGAATCGCGGCAACCGGTAGAGGTCGACCTCGCAGAAGTGATCGACAATGTACTCACGCTTTTCGCGGCTCGCATCCGGCGACAAGGCGTTGTCGTTGTGAAAAATTATCAGCCTTCAGTCTCCGTCCTCGCGTTTCCTGGCGAACTCCGCCAGGTTTTTTCAAACCTGGTTGGCAATGCCCTGGATGCAATGCCTGGCACTGGACGACTGACGATCAGGACTCGGGCAGCGCGCAAGTCGGAGGGCCTCGGCCGCGACGGCGCGCGTGTGCTTATCTGCGATACGGGTGCTGGAATTCCCGAAGAAGTACGAGGCCGTTTGATGGATCCCTTTGTCACGAGCAAGGGTGAAAAAGGAACTGGTCTTGGCTTGTGGGTGTGCCGCGGGATCGTGGAGAAGTATCGCGGAACTCTC